In one Candidatus Woesearchaeota archaeon B3_Woes genomic region, the following are encoded:
- the pcn gene encoding proliferating cell nuclear antigen (pcna) yields the protein MRGGYLKMKLTLAEPKYLKDSISIISELVTEAKFKITPNAMELVAMDPANVAMIIFKLLSSCFTEYDVKKETELSIDLGNFKQILRRAGANDMLSMEIGDNRLKVQLKGRTTRTFSLPLLDSEEKEQKVPELNFPLKITTTTSIFNDAIEDVDIVAESVTFEADKNNFVIEGESDLSNAHIEIKSSDDTNITSDSDDKIRSKYSVEYLKKITSASKLCDNVVIQFNKDYPLKLDYVMVDKIQLSFILAPRVEND from the coding sequence TTGAGAGGGGGTTATTTAAAGATGAAACTTACACTAGCTGAACCAAAATATCTAAAAGACAGTATTTCAATCATTTCTGAATTAGTTACTGAAGCAAAATTTAAGATTACACCAAACGCAATGGAATTAGTTGCAATGGATCCTGCAAATGTTGCTATGATTATTTTTAAGCTATTGAGTTCTTGTTTTACAGAATACGATGTTAAAAAAGAAACAGAACTATCAATTGATTTAGGAAATTTTAAGCAGATCTTGAGAAGAGCAGGAGCCAACGACATGCTTAGTATGGAAATTGGAGACAACAGATTAAAAGTACAGCTTAAGGGAAGAACAACCAGAACATTTTCATTACCTTTACTTGATAGCGAGGAAAAAGAACAAAAAGTGCCTGAGTTAAATTTCCCTCTTAAAATAACCACAACCACTTCTATATTTAATGATGCTATAGAAGATGTTGATATTGTTGCAGAGAGTGTTACATTTGAAGCGGATAAAAACAATTTTGTTATTGAAGGAGAATCTGATCTATCAAACGCACATATTGAGATAAAATCTAGTGATGATACTAATATAACTTCTGATAGCGATGATAAAATAAGATCAAAGTATAGTGTTGAATATCTAAAAAAAATAACTAGTGCTTCTAAATTATGCGATAATGTTGTAATCCAGTTTAACAAAGATTATCCTTTAAAATTAGACTATGTCATGGTTGATAAAATTCAATTGAGTTTTATATTAGCCCCAAGAGTAGAAAACGACTAA
- a CDS encoding 50S ribosomal protein L4 → MIILDIQGKEKGNIDLPSQFKETVRKDLIKRAVEVIQANKRQPYGAKEGAGMRASGRISKRRHDYRTSYGHGISRVPRKIVSRRGTRMNWIGAIAPGTVGGRRAHPPKSDKIFTKSINTKERKKALRCALSASLDKKLVEVRGHIIPGAYPFIVNNDIEKIDKTKDVKKVLETLGFKEELGRTSKKTIRSGKGKLRGRKYRVKKGPLIIVGKDCKLLKSAVNILGVEIVKINNINCELLAPGAMPGRLTLFTESSIKELGEKKLFI, encoded by the coding sequence ATGATAATATTAGATATTCAAGGGAAAGAGAAAGGAAATATTGATTTACCTTCGCAGTTCAAAGAAACAGTTAGAAAAGATTTGATAAAAAGGGCTGTTGAAGTTATTCAAGCTAATAAAAGACAGCCATATGGTGCTAAAGAAGGAGCAGGAATGAGGGCTTCTGGAAGAATATCGAAAAGAAGACATGATTACAGAACCAGTTATGGCCACGGTATAAGCCGTGTTCCAAGAAAGATTGTATCAAGAAGAGGTACCAGAATGAATTGGATTGGAGCAATTGCTCCTGGAACTGTTGGTGGGAGAAGAGCACATCCTCCTAAATCAGATAAAATTTTTACAAAATCTATCAATACAAAAGAAAGAAAAAAGGCATTAAGATGCGCTTTATCTGCTTCGTTAGACAAAAAGTTAGTAGAAGTAAGAGGACACATCATACCTGGTGCGTATCCTTTTATTGTGAATAATGATATAGAAAAGATAGATAAGACAAAAGATGTTAAAAAGGTTTTAGAAACATTAGGATTTAAAGAAGAATTAGGGAGAACTTCAAAAAAAACCATTAGATCTGGCAAAGGTAAATTAAGAGGAAGGAAGTATAGAGTTAAAAAAGGACCTTTAATTATTGTTGGTAAAGATTGTAAATTATTAAAATCTGCTGTTAATATTTTAGGAGTTGAAATAGTAAAAATAAATAATATAAATTGTGAGTTACTGGCTCCTGGAGCAATGCCTGGAAGATTAACTTTGTTTACAGAATCATCAATCAAAGAATTAGGAGAAAAGAAGTTATTCATATGA
- a CDS encoding 50S ribosomal protein L2 gives MGKPLIQQRRGKGSARYKARSKRYVGRVIHLKNSKDRVEGNVIDIVNCAGHYAPIAKVKYDNGEDSLIFAPEGIKVGDKITAGNKENIGQGDVVKLKNIPEGTLIYNIESQPGDGGKFCRTSGTFGRLLTRTGKNVTIILPSKKEKKFCSDCRANIGVIAGAGRKEKPFVKAGKVYMAKRARNKLWPSVSGNSMNAVDHPFGGSSSNRNKMPLQSSRHAPPGRKVGSLAPRKTGKKR, from the coding sequence ATGGGAAAACCATTAATTCAGCAAAGACGTGGAAAAGGATCTGCAAGATATAAAGCGAGATCAAAGAGGTATGTAGGTAGAGTTATTCACTTGAAAAATTCAAAAGATAGAGTAGAAGGAAATGTTATAGATATTGTAAATTGTGCTGGACATTATGCTCCTATTGCTAAAGTAAAATATGATAATGGTGAAGATAGTTTAATTTTTGCTCCAGAAGGAATAAAAGTAGGAGACAAGATAACAGCAGGGAATAAAGAGAATATTGGGCAAGGAGATGTTGTTAAATTAAAGAATATTCCAGAAGGTACTTTAATATATAATATAGAATCCCAACCAGGAGATGGTGGAAAATTCTGTAGAACATCTGGTACTTTTGGAAGATTATTAACAAGAACAGGTAAAAACGTTACAATTATATTACCATCAAAAAAAGAAAAGAAGTTTTGTTCAGATTGTAGAGCTAATATTGGAGTAATAGCTGGTGCTGGAAGAAAAGAAAAGCCTTTTGTAAAAGCAGGAAAGGTATATATGGCAAAGAGGGCAAGAAACAAATTGTGGCCTTCTGTGTCTGGAAACTCAATGAATGCTGTAGATCATCCATTTGGTGGAAGTTCAAGCAATAGGAATAAAATGCCGCTTCAATCATCAAGACACGCTCCTCCTGGAAGGAAGGTAGGAAGTTTGGCTCCTAGAAAAACAGGTAAGAAGAGGTAA
- the pyrB gene encoding aspartate carbamoyltransferase produces the protein MEKGEVNKMEIDFQDKDIISITDFTKEEILYLCQQAQRMYDLEKNGKRYDSSHQLTNRALASMFYEPSTRTRTSFNTAIRELGGQRDGFVGTEGTSVTKKETIRDTIKMMEANHFDVIAMRHPLDGSLQWAADVADIPVINGGDGTNEHPTQALLDIFTLYMYNDGRLNGLNMGLGGDLAYGRTIRSLSLALSHFDDITIRWSADDFLAMPTDLTSLLESRGINVIREQTVKDVMRQSEFYYMTRPQLERMEGVTQEDVIRFMGDARIDLSKVDGLDVKVMHPLPVNSEIAEIDYRVFFSSVQGFFPQAENGVLMRKALLYEMLKYEGYTTFSGSLSSALEHGNNRLQRTGKERVNGVLYIDKISDGVVIDHLVEGVGKQIADELGLEKRRYDSVIASLSEHQKTFLKTNLPELTNRELKRIALMSPEATINIIREGEVSEKFVYLLCQNDNCVTRVVNEDIPLKFYDDGTMRCRYCRQPYEIQTPKVSEQELATFRGSLPKSIEPIHQH, from the coding sequence TTGGAGAAAGGAGAGGTAAACAAAATGGAAATAGACTTTCAAGATAAAGATATAATTTCAATAACTGACTTTACAAAAGAAGAAATTCTTTATCTATGTCAACAAGCACAAAGAATGTATGATTTAGAGAAAAATGGCAAAAGATATGATTCTTCTCATCAACTTACAAACAGAGCATTGGCTTCTATGTTTTATGAACCAAGTACAAGAACAAGAACAAGTTTCAACACAGCTATACGCGAACTTGGCGGTCAAAGAGATGGTTTTGTAGGAACAGAAGGAACATCTGTAACGAAAAAAGAGACAATAAGGGATACAATAAAGATGATGGAAGCAAATCATTTTGATGTTATTGCTATGAGGCATCCTCTTGATGGTTCATTACAATGGGCTGCTGATGTTGCTGATATCCCTGTAATTAATGGAGGAGATGGAACAAATGAGCATCCAACACAGGCTTTGCTTGATATATTTACATTATATATGTATAATGATGGTCGATTAAATGGTTTAAATATGGGTCTTGGGGGAGATTTAGCTTATGGTAGAACAATAAGATCTTTAAGTTTGGCATTATCTCATTTTGATGATATTACAATAAGATGGTCTGCAGATGATTTCTTAGCTATGCCAACTGATTTAACAAGTTTGTTAGAATCAAGAGGAATTAATGTAATTAGAGAGCAAACTGTAAAAGATGTTATGAGACAATCTGAATTCTATTATATGACTAGACCTCAACTTGAAAGAATGGAAGGAGTTACTCAAGAAGATGTAATAAGATTTATGGGAGATGCCAGAATTGATTTGAGTAAAGTTGACGGATTAGATGTTAAAGTTATGCATCCTCTTCCTGTAAATAGTGAAATTGCAGAGATTGATTATAGGGTTTTCTTTAGTTCTGTGCAAGGATTTTTTCCACAAGCAGAAAATGGTGTTTTAATGAGAAAGGCTTTGCTTTATGAAATGTTAAAATATGAAGGATACACGACATTTAGTGGAAGTTTAAGTTCAGCGCTGGAACATGGGAATAATAGATTGCAAAGAACAGGGAAAGAAAGAGTAAATGGAGTCTTATATATTGATAAAATTTCAGATGGCGTGGTTATAGACCATTTGGTTGAAGGTGTTGGTAAACAAATCGCTGATGAGTTGGGATTAGAAAAAAGAAGATATGATTCTGTTATTGCGTCTCTCTCTGAACACCAAAAAACATTCTTAAAAACAAATTTGCCAGAACTTACAAATAGAGAATTGAAAAGAATTGCTTTGATGTCACCAGAAGCAACAATTAATATTATAAGAGAGGGAGAAGTATCTGAGAAATTTGTGTATCTCTTATGTCAAAATGATAATTGTGTTACAAGAGTTGTAAATGAAGACATCCCCCTTAAATTTTATGATGATGGAACAATGAGATGTAGATATTGCAGACAACCTTATGAAATCCAAACTCCAAAAGTATCAGAACAAGAATTAGCAACATTTAGGGGTTCGCTTCCTAAATCAATAGAACCAATTCATCAACACTAA
- the rplV gene encoding 50S ribosomal protein L22: protein MIVKEYNKETMARTVGRALPISTRHAIEISNYIRGKNVQKMKTFLEGVIKKEKVVPFTRFNKGVGHKKGMGPGRYPLKASTEILSLLKSAEANAQFKALNTANLIIGHINANQGSNTWHYGRQRRRKMKRTNMDIILVEKTQEKRKPSEEKPKIEIKKEDNKKVEEGKKKND from the coding sequence ATGATTGTAAAAGAATATAACAAGGAAACAATGGCAAGAACGGTTGGAAGAGCTTTACCTATTTCAACAAGGCATGCTATTGAAATTAGTAATTATATTAGGGGCAAAAACGTTCAGAAAATGAAAACTTTTTTAGAAGGAGTCATTAAAAAGGAAAAAGTTGTTCCATTTACTCGATTCAATAAAGGAGTGGGGCACAAAAAAGGTATGGGCCCTGGAAGATATCCTTTAAAGGCTTCAACAGAGATTTTAAGCTTATTAAAATCTGCTGAAGCAAATGCTCAGTTTAAGGCATTAAATACTGCAAATTTGATTATAGGGCATATCAATGCTAACCAAGGAAGCAATACTTGGCATTATGGGAGACAAAGAAGAAGGAAGATGAAAAGAACTAATATGGATATTATATTGGTTGAAAAAACTCAGGAAAAGAGAAAACCTTCTGAAGAAAAACCTAAAATTGAAATAAAAAAAGAAGATAATAAAAAAGTAGAAGAAGGTAAAAAGAAAAATGATTGA
- a CDS encoding photosystem reaction center subunit H, whose protein sequence is MLKMKKITESYDVRVFTDNGEYFGDVEEAILTSTRVSGWRVRSTKGSFLSKVLGSAKGVIVPHQLVKSMGDIMIISKAAVPSYNPEDSEAEPEDKEE, encoded by the coding sequence ATGTTAAAGATGAAAAAAATAACTGAAAGTTATGATGTACGTGTTTTTACAGATAATGGTGAATATTTTGGGGATGTTGAAGAAGCAATCCTCACATCAACAAGAGTTTCTGGATGGAGGGTGAGGTCAACAAAAGGTTCTTTTTTATCAAAGGTTTTGGGTTCTGCAAAAGGTGTTATTGTGCCACACCAACTTGTTAAATCAATGGGAGATATAATGATTATAAGCAAAGCAGCAGTACCATCCTATAATCCTGAAGATTCAGAAGCAGAGCCTGAAGACAAAGAAGAATAA
- the amrS gene encoding AmmeMemoRadiSam system radical SAM enzyme, which translates to MPIEALYYEKLRDKIVQCHLCPKKCIIKPDKFGNCNARQNIKGRLYSLVYGNLCSISIDPIEKKPLFHFMPGQQVFSIGTTGCNLHCQFCQNWTTSQIKPDTKAKKFTPKQVVKEAIDSGCGIIAYTYNEPIIFYEFVLETAKLAKKKGIKNVIVCNGFINEEPLKELLPYLDAANIDLKSFEDRFYKEICDAWIQPVLNTLKMIHQSDTLLEITNLIIPKLNDNMEKIDEMCKWISSNLGNDVPLHFSAFYPCYQMEHLPPTSAEILLEAKKIAERNKLNYVYIGNLQLENQGNTYCPKCNQLLIERAQFNISQNNISNGKCKFCKQEINGVWD; encoded by the coding sequence ATGCCAATAGAAGCATTATATTATGAAAAATTAAGAGATAAAATAGTACAGTGTCATTTATGTCCTAAAAAATGTATTATAAAGCCGGACAAATTTGGTAACTGTAATGCTCGACAAAACATCAAAGGAAGACTCTATTCTTTGGTCTATGGAAATTTATGTTCAATTTCAATAGACCCTATTGAAAAAAAGCCTTTATTTCATTTTATGCCTGGTCAACAAGTATTCTCTATTGGCACAACAGGATGTAATTTGCATTGTCAGTTCTGCCAAAATTGGACTACCTCTCAAATAAAACCAGATACTAAAGCAAAAAAATTTACTCCAAAACAAGTTGTAAAAGAAGCAATTGATTCTGGATGTGGAATAATTGCTTATACCTATAATGAACCAATTATTTTTTATGAATTTGTGCTTGAAACAGCAAAATTAGCTAAGAAAAAAGGGATAAAAAATGTTATTGTATGTAATGGTTTTATTAATGAAGAACCTCTAAAAGAATTATTACCTTATTTAGACGCTGCAAATATTGATTTAAAATCTTTTGAAGACAGATTTTACAAAGAAATTTGTGATGCATGGATTCAACCAGTTCTAAATACTTTAAAGATGATTCATCAATCAGACACTTTGCTTGAAATTACAAATTTGATTATCCCTAAATTAAATGATAATATGGAAAAAATAGATGAAATGTGTAAATGGATTTCTTCTAATCTAGGAAATGATGTTCCTTTGCATTTTAGTGCATTTTATCCTTGTTATCAAATGGAACATTTGCCACCTACTTCTGCTGAAATATTATTAGAAGCTAAAAAAATAGCAGAGAGGAACAAACTTAATTATGTTTATATTGGAAATCTTCAACTGGAAAATCAAGGAAATACCTATTGTCCTAAATGCAATCAACTTTTGATAGAAAGAGCGCAATTTAACATATCCCAAAATAATATTTCTAATGGCAAATGTAAATTTTGTAAACAAGAGATTAATGGGGTGTGGGATTAG
- a CDS encoding protease HtpX: protein MGNQIKTVFLLGLLTALFLWVGNLVGGPSGLTIAIFFALIMNFGSYWFSDKIVLKMYKAKEVKESDEPELYKLVKEIINTAKIPMPKIYIMNALYANAFATGRNPKHSAVAVTKGIIDLLSKEELKGVIAHEISHIKNRDTLIQAVAATIAGVISYVAFMARWVAIFGGRDDDSSGLEFLVLAILTPILAAIIQMAISRSREFIADSSAAKLLHSGEGLATALEKLENSTKHISLRKNSQTQVTAHLFITNPFRGGNLLKLFSTHPQTKERIRRLKNMNF, encoded by the coding sequence ATCGGAAATCAAATAAAAACAGTATTTTTACTAGGATTACTAACAGCACTATTTTTATGGGTAGGTAACCTTGTTGGAGGACCTAGTGGATTAACCATTGCAATATTCTTTGCTCTTATAATGAACTTTGGATCATATTGGTTTTCCGATAAAATAGTTTTGAAAATGTATAAAGCTAAAGAAGTTAAAGAATCTGATGAGCCAGAACTCTACAAATTAGTAAAAGAAATTATAAACACAGCTAAAATACCTATGCCTAAAATTTATATAATGAATGCACTCTATGCAAATGCATTTGCAACTGGAAGAAATCCCAAACATTCTGCAGTTGCAGTAACAAAGGGAATAATAGACTTATTAAGCAAAGAAGAATTAAAAGGGGTTATTGCTCATGAAATTTCTCATATAAAAAACAGAGACACATTAATACAGGCTGTTGCAGCTACAATTGCAGGAGTAATTTCTTATGTCGCTTTTATGGCCCGTTGGGTAGCAATCTTCGGAGGAAGAGACGATGATAGTTCAGGATTAGAATTTTTAGTTTTAGCTATTCTAACACCAATACTAGCAGCAATCATTCAAATGGCTATTTCAAGATCAAGAGAATTTATTGCAGATTCTTCTGCAGCAAAATTATTACATTCAGGAGAAGGTTTAGCAACAGCATTAGAAAAACTAGAAAACTCAACTAAACATATATCTTTAAGAAAAAATTCACAAACACAAGTCACAGCACATCTATTTATAACAAACCCTTTTCGTGGAGGAAATTTACTTAAATTATTTTCTACACATCCACAAACAAAAGAAAGAATTAGAAGATTAAAAAATATGAATTTCTAA
- the scpB gene encoding SMC-Scp complex subunit ScpB — translation MDDIKNKVEALLFSSGKALSHEEIKRLCRLREDEQLNKALQDLKVDYDNRDSSLILVNEGDRWKITTKENYFHVVKKVVTETELSKTLMETLAVIAWKYPIKQADLIKIRTNKAYDHLRELESIGYITRQKHGRTKLIKLTDKFFSYFDLPPDKLKEKFSDFSQIAKAISDKEIEIEDMKKEHQKNIGEAKKMQEEDEQKQKKDLKKTEKEIDLIDDKNEKIKLDTYETTQEPEKPQEPKKTVETYESEETKQEPAEKPKETKEEQSAEERPKEEAKPETPKEEVAKPEEKPAEKKKEEEKEPEKTEEQPKEKPKTTQEKSMDEKADELVEKLLHPEEKEE, via the coding sequence ATGGATGATATTAAAAATAAAGTAGAAGCTTTATTATTTTCTTCAGGCAAAGCTCTATCTCATGAAGAAATTAAAAGATTATGCAGATTAAGAGAGGACGAACAACTCAACAAAGCCTTACAAGACCTAAAAGTAGATTATGATAATAGAGATTCTTCATTAATATTAGTAAATGAAGGTGATAGATGGAAAATCACAACAAAAGAAAATTATTTTCATGTTGTAAAAAAAGTAGTTACAGAAACAGAATTATCCAAAACATTAATGGAAACATTAGCAGTTATAGCGTGGAAATATCCAATAAAACAAGCAGACCTCATAAAAATAAGGACAAACAAAGCATATGATCATCTAAGAGAATTAGAAAGTATTGGATATATCACCAGACAAAAACACGGAAGAACAAAATTAATAAAACTAACAGACAAATTTTTCTCATATTTTGATTTACCACCAGACAAACTAAAAGAAAAATTCTCAGATTTTAGCCAAATCGCAAAAGCCATATCAGATAAAGAAATCGAAATCGAAGATATGAAAAAAGAACATCAAAAAAATATAGGAGAGGCCAAAAAAATGCAGGAAGAGGACGAACAAAAACAAAAAAAAGATTTAAAAAAAACAGAAAAAGAAATCGATTTAATTGACGATAAAAACGAAAAAATTAAACTAGATACATACGAAACAACCCAGGAACCAGAAAAACCACAAGAACCAAAAAAAACAGTAGAAACCTATGAATCAGAAGAAACAAAACAAGAACCAGCAGAAAAACCAAAAGAAACCAAAGAAGAACAATCTGCCGAAGAACGACCAAAAGAAGAAGCAAAACCAGAAACACCAAAGGAAGAAGTTGCTAAGCCCGAGGAAAAACCCGCTGAAAAAAAGAAAGAAGAAGAAAAAGAACCAGAGAAGACAGAAGAACAACCAAAAGAAAAACCAAAAACAACTCAAGAAAAATCTATGGATGAAAAAGCAGACGAATTAGTAGAAAAACTATTACATCCAGAAGAAAAAGAAGAATAA
- a CDS encoding 50S ribosomal protein L23 codes for MKKEVKKGKEKKIEKDSYGIIKHPLSTEKSLRLMESENKLIFVVDKKANKHDIKKAIEDIFKAKVIKINTLITQDGYKRAYVKFSNETPAIDIATNMGLM; via the coding sequence ATGAAAAAAGAAGTTAAAAAAGGGAAAGAGAAGAAAATCGAGAAAGACAGTTATGGTATTATTAAACATCCTTTATCAACTGAAAAATCATTAAGATTGATGGAATCAGAAAATAAATTAATTTTTGTTGTTGATAAAAAAGCAAACAAACATGATATAAAAAAGGCCATTGAAGATATCTTCAAAGCTAAAGTTATAAAGATTAATACTCTTATTACACAGGATGGATATAAAAGAGCTTATGTTAAATTTTCAAACGAAACACCTGCTATTGATATAGCAACTAATATGGGGTTAATGTAA
- a CDS encoding 50S ribosomal protein L3 has translation MPKAHSPRHGSMQFWPRKRAKSEVARVRLWANQKDANLIGFAGYKVSMAHVMFEDTRDRSPSKGKTVSWPVTIIECPPLTAFSIKFYKNNDSVSQVFAEKFDKNLQRKCKIPKNKSVNDVKEEDFDDLKLIVHTNPGLTTVGKKKPEIFEMALGGKKEEKLNAAKELLGKEIQLKDVFNTGQIVDIHAITKGKGFQGPVKRFGIGIRRHKSEKTKRGPGSLGGWKGHAHFMYRIAHAGQMGYHQRTEYNKQILKIGDKEEGINPKSGFKHYGIIKNNYIIFKGSIAGPVKRLIRFNHAIRPNKMKEVELNIKLVQ, from the coding sequence ATGCCAAAAGCACATAGTCCTAGACACGGAAGTATGCAGTTTTGGCCAAGAAAAAGGGCCAAGTCAGAAGTAGCTAGAGTTAGATTATGGGCTAATCAAAAAGATGCAAACTTAATTGGTTTTGCAGGCTATAAGGTTAGTATGGCTCATGTCATGTTTGAGGATACAAGAGATCGTTCACCTTCAAAAGGCAAAACAGTTTCATGGCCTGTGACAATTATTGAGTGTCCGCCTTTAACTGCATTTTCTATAAAATTTTATAAAAATAATGATTCTGTTTCTCAGGTTTTTGCTGAAAAGTTTGATAAAAATCTTCAGAGAAAGTGTAAGATTCCCAAAAATAAATCAGTTAATGATGTTAAAGAAGAAGATTTTGATGATTTAAAATTAATTGTTCATACTAATCCTGGTTTAACAACTGTTGGAAAGAAAAAACCAGAGATTTTTGAAATGGCTTTAGGCGGGAAAAAAGAAGAGAAATTAAATGCTGCTAAAGAGCTGTTGGGAAAAGAAATACAATTAAAAGATGTATTTAATACTGGACAAATTGTTGATATTCATGCTATTACAAAAGGTAAAGGATTTCAGGGACCTGTTAAAAGGTTTGGAATTGGAATAAGGAGACATAAATCTGAAAAAACAAAGAGGGGTCCTGGAAGTTTAGGCGGATGGAAAGGGCATGCTCATTTTATGTATAGAATTGCGCATGCAGGACAGATGGGATATCACCAAAGAACAGAATATAACAAACAGATCTTGAAAATTGGAGATAAGGAAGAGGGCATAAACCCTAAATCTGGATTTAAACATTATGGAATAATAAAAAATAATTATATAATATTCAAAGGGAGTATTGCTGGTCCTGTTAAAAGATTGATAAGATTTAATCATGCAATAAGACCAAATAAAATGAAAGAAGTGGAGCTTAATATTAAATTAGTACAATGA
- a CDS encoding ribonuclease J produces MKYSYAPSIGLVPTRVRIPIPSFSLYKDFYSIKFDLLTMIEITAVGGYNEVGKNCTAINIDGDVILCDLGLHLENYIKYTDSEEEDIRKISGAALMKVKAVPDISAIEHIKKKVKAIVSTHAHLDHIGAIPYLSNKFDCDIFGTPFTGAVLKTILKDEGINLKNNIKILNVNSIYSLTKNIKIEFINMTHSTPQTVMIAIHTKYGIIVYANDFKLDSYPVLGKKANFERLREIGKKGVLALICDSLYSRDSRKTPSESVAKEMLKDVLLGTDSKDKLIVVTTFASHLARLKSIVDIGLKLNRRIIFLGRSLAKYTQAGEDIRIIKFSDKVELIKYGKAVKKRLKLIKDNKRSKYMLVVTGHQGEPKAVLSKIANNEIEFKLKPEDHVIFSCKTIPTKTNIEQRAFLEKRLRKVGVRVFKDIHVSGHAGREDLRDLLNILKPKHIFPAHGNMEMMRGMEDLALEMKFNKNNIHLMKNGSKIKIT; encoded by the coding sequence ATGAAATACTCGTATGCGCCATCTATTGGCTTAGTGCCTACTAGGGTTCGAATCCCTATCCCCTCATTTTCTCTTTACAAAGATTTTTATAGTATAAAATTTGATTTGTTAACTATGATAGAAATAACAGCAGTTGGTGGTTATAATGAGGTTGGAAAAAACTGCACCGCTATAAACATTGACGGAGACGTTATTCTTTGTGATTTAGGATTACATCTTGAAAATTATATCAAATACACGGATTCTGAAGAAGAAGACATAAGAAAGATTAGTGGAGCAGCATTAATGAAAGTTAAAGCTGTTCCTGATATAAGCGCCATAGAACATATTAAAAAAAAAGTTAAAGCAATAGTTTCAACGCACGCACATCTAGATCATATTGGGGCAATTCCATATCTAAGCAACAAATTTGATTGCGATATATTTGGAACTCCATTCACAGGAGCAGTTTTGAAAACTATCTTAAAAGACGAAGGAATTAATCTAAAAAACAACATCAAAATATTGAATGTTAATTCTATTTACTCTCTAACAAAAAACATTAAAATTGAGTTTATCAACATGACTCATTCAACCCCTCAGACTGTGATGATAGCTATCCATACAAAATATGGTATTATTGTTTATGCTAATGATTTTAAGCTTGACAGCTACCCTGTTTTAGGAAAAAAAGCAAATTTTGAAAGACTAAGAGAGATAGGAAAAAAAGGAGTACTCGCTCTAATATGTGATTCATTATATTCCCGCGATTCCAGAAAAACTCCTTCTGAAAGTGTTGCAAAAGAAATGTTAAAAGATGTTTTATTAGGAACAGATTCAAAAGACAAGCTTATTGTTGTAACAACATTTGCTAGCCACCTAGCAAGATTGAAAAGTATTGTTGATATTGGTTTGAAATTAAACAGGAGAATAATATTTCTAGGAAGAAGTTTAGCAAAATATACTCAGGCAGGAGAGGATATAAGAATTATAAAATTCTCTGATAAAGTAGAATTAATAAAATATGGTAAAGCAGTTAAAAAACGTTTAAAATTAATAAAAGACAATAAAAGAAGCAAATATATGCTTGTTGTAACAGGGCACCAAGGAGAACCAAAAGCTGTTTTGAGTAAAATAGCCAACAACGAAATTGAATTTAAATTAAAACCAGAAGACCATGTAATATTTTCATGTAAAACCATACCTACAAAAACAAACATTGAACAAAGGGCTTTTCTTGAAAAAAGATTAAGAAAAGTAGGGGTTAGAGTTTTCAAAGATATACATGTTTCAGGTCATGCAGGTAGAGAAGATTTAAGAGATTTATTGAATATATTAAAGCCAAAACACATATTTCCTGCACATGGTAATATGGAAATGATGAGAGGAATGGAAGATTTAGCATTAGAGATGAAATTCAATAAAAATAACATTCATTTGATGAAGAATGGTTCTAAAATAAAGATTACATAG
- a CDS encoding 30S ribosomal protein S19, translating to MVKKEFAYRGKSLEELKGMELKEFIKLLPARERRSLKRGFTEQEKKLMEELKKKDNVKTHCRDLIILPEIIGKKVRVHSGKEFVMVMIEPEMIGFRLGDFVLTRKNISHSAPGVGATKSSSNISVK from the coding sequence ATGGTAAAAAAAGAATTTGCATATAGGGGAAAATCATTGGAAGAGTTAAAGGGTATGGAACTAAAGGAATTTATCAAATTATTACCTGCTAGAGAGAGGAGAAGTTTAAAAAGGGGATTTACAGAACAGGAAAAAAAATTGATGGAAGAATTAAAGAAAAAGGATAATGTTAAAACCCATTGCAGGGACTTAATAATATTACCAGAAATAATAGGTAAAAAAGTAAGAGTTCATAGTGGAAAGGAGTTTGTCATGGTTATGATTGAACCAGAAATGATTGGGTTTAGGTTAGGAGATTTTGTTTTAACAAGAAAAAATATTAGTCATAGTGCACCAGGAGTGGGTGCTACTAAATCAAGCTCTAATATATCAGTAAAATGA